CACGCCCGACCTGCTGGCAGACACCGACCTGCTGGCCGCCAACCGCCTCGAGCTCCCCTTCGGCTTCGATCCCTCGGCCCTGCGCGGCCGCTGACCCGGTCGCGCCAGCTCAGGCCCCTGGAGGCGCCTCGGGCAGGGGGAAGCGGCGCTGCATCCAGTCCCGCACGGCGGGTTCCTCCCTGGCCGCCACCTCCGCCGCCCCCTCGCCGAACAGGTAGGCGTAGATGCTGGCGTGGGCGCTCCCGTCGGCGGCGGGCTCGGCGACCACGAAGGCGACGCCGGGGGCCGGCTTCTCCAGCAGCAGGGTGAGCATGTTGGGCTCGGCCCGCTCGACCACCCCGGCCAGCGGCGGCGCGTCCGCGGCGGTCGCCGCCACCCGCTCGCCCGCCCTGGCCCCGGCGGGCAGGCCGAGGGCGCCGGCGAGCTCGCCGAAGGCCCGGTCCACCGGCCCGGCGGCCTTGCCGTTGACCAGCACCGAGGCGCAGGGCTGGCCGGGGAAGTGGGTCAGGTACAGGCGCAGGTTGAAGAGGAACAGCTTCCACCCGGCCTCGGTGGCGTCGTACTCGGCGTCCCACTCGGCGCCGCTGCCGAAGCCGCTCTGGATCAGCCGGACCACGCAGGTGCCGCCGTCGCGGGCCTCCACCAGCCACTCGGTGGCGAAGGTGGGGCGGCCCTCGTGGGCCGTCTCGGCCACGAACCGGCGCGGCGGGTCCCAGGCCGTGATCCGGGCCGTCTCCGACCCGTAGAGGGGTCCGAAGTCGAGCTCGAGGGTCCCGCCCACGCGGCCGTCGACCTTGGCCGGGACGAACCAGGCGGTGATCCCGGGGCCGCTGGCGACCGCCTCCCAGACCTCCTCGGGCGTCCCGGGGACCTCGACGTCCAGGTCGATCGCCCTGGTCCCGGGGGTGTTGTCTGCGTCGCTGCTCATGATGCCTCCTCGGTGTCGGGTCGGGGACCGCCGGGCAGGGGATGGGCGACCACCACCAGGCGGTGGGAGCGGCCGCCGGGGGCGCCGGCGTCGTGGTAGCGCGAGACCAGGGTGGTCACGGCGGCGGCCAGGTCGCTGGTGAACGCGGCCCGGTCGGCCGCGGAGCGGAAGCGGATCTCGGTGTCGAGGGCGAGGGTGGGCAGCCGCCTGCCGGCCTGTTCGGCCCGGCGGGCCAGGGCGGCGACCTCGCGCACGGCCCGGGCGGCCAGGGCGATCAGGTAGCGGGCGGACAGCCGGTCGGCGATCCGTTCGGGGT
The DNA window shown above is from Actinomycetota bacterium and carries:
- a CDS encoding SRPBCC domain-containing protein produces the protein MSSDADNTPGTRAIDLDVEVPGTPEEVWEAVASGPGITAWFVPAKVDGRVGGTLELDFGPLYGSETARITAWDPPRRFVAETAHEGRPTFATEWLVEARDGGTCVVRLIQSGFGSGAEWDAEYDATEAGWKLFLFNLRLYLTHFPGQPCASVLVNGKAAGPVDRAFGELAGALGLPAGARAGERVAATAADAPPLAGVVERAEPNMLTLLLEKPAPGVAFVVAEPAADGSAHASIYAYLFGEGAAEVAAREEPAVRDWMQRRFPLPEAPPGA
- a CDS encoding helix-turn-helix domain-containing protein, giving the protein MLDLEVIDDPAAAVVALDPLRARLLAGLAEPASASALAERFALPRQKISYHLRILEEHGLVAEVGRRRWGGLTERVLHATAAAYVVSPGALGEAAGDPERIADRLSARYLIALAARAVREVAALARRAEQAGRRLPTLALDTEIRFRSAADRAAFTSDLAAAVTTLVSRYHDAGAPGGRSHRLVVVAHPLPGGPRPDTEEAS